TATGTGTGCCGCCATCAGGGTAGCAAAAAGACTTGGAAAAGGCAAAAGGGTAGTTGTCATTCTTCCTGACAGAGGTGAAAGATACCTATCAACAGGGCTGTTTCAGGAATCACCCTGAGCTACTTATTTAAATGGATTTTTAATCTTAAGACCTTCTATCTCTTGCTTATCAGATAAATCTTCACTCAATAATAACCCTGCACCAGCCTTTATGGCAGAGCCTATTACCATAGAGTCCCAGAAGGAGAATTTATACCTAATGTGGATTTCTATTGCATCCAGTATAGAGTCTCCGTCAGCTATGACAACATCCCATTTCAGGAGGTCCTTTATGATGTCTTTAGCTAATTCTGCACTCACAGGTTTTGGTATCTTCCTTGTCATGGCAACAAAGAATTCCTGAAGCACCTGAGTGCTTAAATGTCCAAGCCCAGAGTTCCATAAATCGACCACAATCCCCTTAGATAGTTCGTGTTTTTTACCTGCGGTAGTGTCATAGGCATAAATAAGGATATTCGTATCGAGGAAGACCTTATCGCCTGTCATGAAGCTCTTCCCTCGAGATTTTGAGATGCCCCTTTGTTCCAAGTTCAAGTCCTTTTTTCAGGAGTCTCATCTGCCTTTCTTTTGCTGTTTTATATCCGGTTGCCTCTTTGACCTTTTCTTCGAGGGATTCTCTTAAAAGCCTGCTTAATGATTTTTCCTTGTTTAAGGCTATAACCTTTGCCTTTTTCAGAAGCGATATAGGTAAAGACAATGTCACATTCTGCTTTTCCATCATAACCTCCTATTATCACATAAATATGTGTATCACATTTTTATGTGAAATGTCAATTCAGACACTGCCTTTTGATACTCCTTCCACAGTTCCTCCTTGCTTATCCCTGTGTCTATAAAATCCCATGGAAGAGGCTCAGTGAAATCTTTTTTCCTGAATATATAAAAGTCAGGCTTAATGCCTGAGTTATAACTGGCTTTCTGCCAGTCCGAGACCTCGAGCATCTTTATGAGTACATTGGAAACCCTTCTGTCGGCCATCGAAAACATCCCTTGCATATATGCATACTTTAGAACATCGTGAAAGACCCGAACCCCCTTAATGGGAATCAAAGCTCGCTTAATCATACTTAGCCTTCTTTTAACTACATCTTCTTTTTCCATTGGATGCCACTGAAAAGGTGTAAATGGCTTTGGCACGAATGTGCTTACTGACAGTGTAACCTCACCTTTCGTAGGGCTTTCTCTTATCTTTTTTACAAGACCTATTATTCCATCTATATCTTCATCTTTCTCTGTTGGCAAGCCTACCATAAAATACAGTTTTAATCTTTCTATCCCATGCAAAAGAGCATGTCTTGAGGTCTCTATAATTTCCTCCTCTTTAAGCCTTTTGTTAATTACATTTCTTAATCTTTCTGTGCCTGCCTCAGGTGCAATAGAGATGCTTTTTCCCCTAAGGAGGGCTATTAGCCTTATGCTTTTTGGGCTTGCCCTCAGAGAGGTTATAGAGAAATTTACACCCTCTGTCTTAAGGACATCCTCTATATAAGGGTAATCCATGAGGGATGGTGCTATGAGTCCCACCCTCTCTGTGAGCTTTAGTGCATCGGAAATCTCCTGTTTTATTACACTAAGAAGTTTCTTTCTGAGGGGGCTATACACATGACCTGCAAGGCAGAACCTACATTTCCATGGGCATCCCCTCATTGCCTCTATAAGATACATATTAGAGAACTCTGTCTCAGGCGTTATTATCGATGGCTTAAATCCTGATATATCACTTACAAACCTTTTCTTTATTGTCTTGGGTGCACCCTCAAGAGCGGTTCTTTTTAATGGCTCATTACTTACCTCATAAAGAGATGGCACATAAAGACCTTCTATGTGGAGGCAGTTTCTTAAAAGTTTATCCTTTGTGCCTGCCCTTTTATACTCATCTATGAACTCATTCAGCATCTCCTCTCCCTCTCCAATAAAGCATATGTCAAAGAACTCGGCAAAAGGCTCAGGGTTTGAAAAGGCGCATACACCGCCCATGACGAGCAAAGGGTGAGAGGGTTTTCGCTCTGACTGCCTGAAGGGGATTTTAGAAAGCGCAAGGAGCTTAAGGATGTTTGGATAGTCGTTTTCAAATGACACTGAAAATGCAACTATGTCGAATCTTCCGAGAGGTCTTTTCGATTCCATAGAGAAAAGCTCCGTGCCTGTCCTTTCAAACTCCTGCATGTCTTTAGGGTCAGGAAGGAATGCCCTTTCGCAAACAGTATCAACTCTTTCGTTAAGCAGTGTATATATGCCCTGAAATCCTAAATTGGACATTCCAACAAAATATGTATTGGGGTAGACTAAACAAATATTGACCTTGCCTCCAGGGTCTTTTAATACAGTGCCCCGTTCCTTTTTAAGAAGAGCATCTGCCTTTTCAATAAGTCTACGGCTCATGTCTTTTGTTTTTCATGAATCAGATACTCATGGAGCTTTCTTAATGCCTTTTGTCTATGGCTAAGACTGTCTTTTTCAGAATGGCTCATCTCTGCAAATGTCCTTCTAAAGCCTTTGGGGTAAAACACAGGGTCATAACCAAACCCATGTCTGCCCATTGCAACCTTTGCAATACTACCCTCTACAGAGCCCTCAAAGGTCTTAACCTTACCATCAGGATATGCTAAGGCTATTACGCAGACAAACCTTGCCTGTCTTTTACCCTCAGCAATAGAGTGCATGTTCTTAAGGAGTTTATTGAGATTATCTTTATCAGTAGCCCCCTCACCTGCATATCTTGCAGACAACACCCCGGGTGCACCACTTAGGGCATCCACCTCGAGTCCTGAGTCATCTGCTATGGCAGGTTTTTTGGTGAATCTTGCGACTGTTTGTGCCTTTTCTATAGCGTTTTCCTCGAATCTACTACCTGTTTCCTCAACCTCCGGGCAGTCGGGAAAGGATTCAAGACTTAATAATGTGAAACCTATCCCTTTCAAGAGCCTTCTAAGCTCCTCGATTTTTTTAGCGTTTCTTGTGGCTAAAACTATTTCCATTGGTCTTTGATTTTTTTATTATATCATTCAAAAATCGTTGCCACCTCCTTTTTTTATATGTTCAATTTGAATTCCCTAAGTGCTTGAATTATCTTCATTTTCACCGTTAGAGTGTTCAATCTTTTTCATTTTGTTCAAATTGCCGCCTTTTTCATCGGCATCTATGAGCCTTGCCTTGTCCATGAGTATTGCAGCATCAGCCTTGAACCTTAGCCTTTTTTCTTTTGAGATCTTTTTGCTCATATGTCGCACTATATCAGTAAAAAATGGAAGCAGTCAATATGAAATATTTCACATGAAGTGTTTCACGTGAAATGCTTCACTATGTCCATTTCCACATCCCGTCATTCCCGCTCGTCGGGAATCCTTCCGACTTGTTCGGAATCGAAAGAAAGATTCTGGACAAGCCAGAATGACAATCAACGAGGCTGAAGGGTTAAAAATAATTCGGAAAAGCAACTGGGGTTTGGGGTGAAACCCCAAATTAACAAGAATAGGACATTTCTAAATTGGCTTGACATGCTCTAAGAAAATCCTTGACAGCAAAATATGCCTGCAGGAGTCAGCCCCTGTTTACTCCTGCCCTTCTGTAAATCACATAATACACCAGTGCTACAAAAACACTGCCACCTATGATATTTCCTGCTGTTACAGGAATTAAGTTATGGATGAATCCTGCCCATGAGAGGTTTTCTATGCCCTGAGGTGTGACGAGCCCCCATTTATAAAGCAATATTCCAAGCGGGATGAAATACATATTTGCAACACAGTGCTCAAAGCCTGCTGCAACAAAGGCAGAAATCGGAAAGATGATTGCTAAAATCTTATCCATCACGCTTCTTCCTGCAAGTGTAAGCCATATTGCCAGACACACAAGGAGATTACAGAGCACTCCATTGAAAAACGCCTCTCCAAATGAAAGTGTCACCTTATATGCCGCAATACTTAAAGCCTCCTCACCGACTGCACCGCCTGACATCTTCCAGTAGCCTGAAAGTATGACAAAGAGCACAATACCAATTGAGCCGATGAAATTGGCGATAAATACAATGAGCCAGTTTTTAATCAGCTCTACTGTGGAGATTCTTCTGCTTACCCATGCCATAACAAGAAGGTTATTCCCTGTAAAAAGCTCAGCACCGGCAATAACAACCAGGACAAGCCCCAGAGAGAATGTAACCCCTCCAAGAACTCTGCTTATAGCAAAGCCAAGACTTTTATCAGATACAACAAGTGTAGAAAACATAGCACCGAGGCTTATAAATGCACCCGCAAGGACACCGAGCATCACGACTGAAAGCACAGGCAGTCTTGCCTTTGTAACCCCAACGCTTTCAACCTTCTCGGCAATCTCTCCCGGAGAGTATGCATCAAACCCGAATATCTCTGCCATAAATACCTTTTAGCAGAATTCAGACTCCATTGCAATAGCATATTCTAAAGCTACTTCTTGACAAACAGAGAAGTGCTTTGATACCTTAGATAGCGTGTCAAGAAAAAGGGTTATATTATTATTAGGTCTATTATTACTACTGGGTGTGGCAGGCTTTTTGCTCTCCAAATGTAAGAAAGAGGTAAGAGATACCCAGTCGCCCAGTGTTCCTTCTGGAATCATTGGAAATGCCCTATCCCCATATGAGATAAAGGTTTTATGGTCAGCCTCCACTGACGACACCGCTGTAGTTGAATACAGGGTCTATCAGAAGCAGGGACTGCTTGAGTCCATAAAAACGACATCTGCATCCTACAAGGGTTTAACCCCGGACAGCGCTTATTGCATAAATCTGACTGCCTTAGATTCTACTGGCAATGAGTCGGGACATAGTAAAGAGGTGTGCATAAAGACCCCGGGGTTACTTATTGCAAAGGCAAAACCTGTGGTTAAGCCAAAGGTAGAGGTGCCAAAGGTAGAGGCGCCAAAGGAGAAACCTCCGAAGGTGGAAGTTAAAAGAATCCCCAAGCCACCAGAGCCACCATCAGGCTTAAAGGCAAGACCTATATCGTCCTCTCAGATAGACCTTACATGGAGCCCTTCCACTGCTGAATTGGGCGTATCGGGATATAATATCTACCGTGAGGGTACACTTCATAAGTCTGTAACAACTGCATCTGCTTCATACACAGGGCTTAAGCCCCAGAGCACATACTGCTTTACCATAAGTGTGGTTGACTCTGCAGGAAACGAGTCAGGAAAAACCCGTGAGGTGTGTGCAACGACTTTAACTGTAGAGGACAAAGGACCTCCCACTCCTCCAACAGGGCTCAAGGCAGAGCCTGTTGGAACTACACAGATAAACCTCACATGGAACCCCTCAAAGGATGACAGGGAGGTAACAGGATATAATGTTTACTCCAAAGGCGTGCTTTCAAAAACCGAAAAGGCAACAGCCTCGCAGATGGCAAAATTAAATCCGAACACCCGGTACTGCTATAGTGTAACTGCCTTTGATGATGCTGGAAACGAATCCTCTCAAAGCGGCGAGGCATGTGCAGTAACTGCCATGGCTCCTGACATAGGGATTCCATCAGTACCCTCTGGGCTTAGTGCAATTGCCTCGGCTCCAACCCAAGTAGACCTATCATGGAATGCCTCTACAGACGATGTAGGCGTTACAGGATACAATATCTATAAAGATGGTGCATTTCTTAAATCCGTAACTACAACCTCCACATCCTATAGAGACGAGGACCTTGGTGAGACAAGCTGTTATACGGTTTCTTCGCTGGATTCTGCTGGCAATGAGTCAGGTAAAAGCAGACAGGTCTGCGTAATGATGAAGGCAGTCTCTGCAAGGGGCACTGTCTGGGCAGGCGGAATGAACGATTATGGCCAGATAGGAGATGGCACAACTACAAGCAAGACTACACTTGTTCAGGTAGGCGGAATTTCTACTGTAATGCGAATAACAGCTGGGATGGAGCACACAGTAGTCCTCAAGGAAGACGGAACGGTCTGGGCATGGGGCAGAAATCTTAAAGGTCAGCTTGGAGATGGCACAACAGTAGACAGACATACCCCTGTTCAGGTTAAAGGGCTTAGCGATGTCACTGCAATAGCCGCAGGCTGGTATCACACCGTTGCACTTAAAAAGGACGGAACAGTGTGGGTGTGGGGTAGAAATTATTATGGACAGCTGGGAGACGGCACAAGCGCAGACAGAAGTACACCTGTTCAGGTTAAAGGGCTTACCGATGTCACTGCAATAGCCGCAGGCTGGTATCATACCGTAGCTGTTAAGAAAGACGGCTCTGTCTGGGCATGGGGATGGAACTTTAGGGGACAGCTTGGGGATGGCACTACGGATGACAGCAAAGTGCCTATACCAGTTAGGGACATTAAAGATGTCATAGCTCTTTCGGCAGGACAGCACCATTCAGTGGCACTTAAGAAAGACGGAACGGTCTGGGCATGGGGGTGGAATGACTCAGGACAGATAGGCAACGGCACGACTATCCCTGACAAATACCTTGCCACAGAGGTTAAAGGGCTTACAGGGATAAAGGCAATAGTGGCAGGCGGAAGCCATACCCTTGCCCTCAAAAAAGACGGCTCTATCTGGGCATGGGGTGCTAACGAGTATGGACAGCTTGGAGACGGCACGAGTGTGCCAAAGAGTATCCCAACGAAGATAGAGGCAGTCCCTGATGTCTACTATATCGCCGCGGGTATGAACCAGACAGTGGCACTTAAATCAGATGGAACTCTCTGGGCATGGGGCTGGGGGCTAAAGGTAGGTCAGAGACAGGAGAAATTCACACCTGTTCGTATAAGTGGCATTGTAGGTATCACTGAGATATCCGCAGGCATGTACCACATAGTTGCACTCAAAGGCGAATGACCGCTTATTTGACACCCTGTACTTAATAATATAATCTTAACCTATGCCATCAAAGGAAGAGATTTCTCTTATCGTAAAAGCAGAGCATTCAAAGCCCTTCAAGGTGCTTGGCCCACATAGAACCCCAAAGGGCATCTCCATAAGAGCGTTCTTTCCCGGCAGGTCCAATGCATGGGTGATTAAGAAAAAGAAGAAGTTCCCTATGAGCCTCCTTCACCCAGATGGTTTTTTCGAGGCGTTCTTTGAAAAAGAAAAAGAGCTTTTTCCCTACATGCTCATGCTAAAGGATAAAAAGCCATTTTATGACCCATACAGCTTCCCTCGTCTTTTAACTGACTATGACATCCATCTTATGGCAGAAGGTACTCATTATAAAAACTACGAGAAGTTAGGTGCCCATATAAGGAAGGTCAATGGAATAAGCGGAGTGCATTTTAGCCTCTGGGCTCCAAATGCAAGGAGGGTAAGCGTTGTCGGAGACTTCAATAACTGGGACGGAAGGGCGCATCCAATGTTATTAAGAAAAAACACAGGCATATGGGAGATCTTTATCCCCGGGCTTTCCGAAGGCACTCTTTATAAATACGAGCTATTGGGAAAAAGGTATCTTTCGCTAAAGACGGACCCATATGGGTTTTACTCGGAGCTAAGGCCAAATACAGCCTCTGTTGTCTGGGATATAAATAAATATACATGGAATGACCATGAATGGATTAATGGCAGAGGAAAGAGAAACGAGCTTGAATCTCCAATAGCTATATATGAGGTGCATCCGGGCTCATGGATGAGGGTTCCCGAGGAGGGGAATAGATTTCTAACCTATCGGGAGCTTGCAGGGAGCCTTGTAAGATATGTGGGTGAGATGGGCTTCACCCACATAGAGCTCCTTCCCCTGACAGAGCATCCGCTCGATGAGTCATGGGGGTATCAGACCATAGGGTATTTTTCGGCTACAAGCAGGTTTGGAAAGCCCGAGGAGCTTATGTATTTCATTGACTGCTGTCATCAGAACGGAATTGGAGTTTTGATGGACTGGGTGCCTGCACATTTCCCAAAGGACAGTCATGGACTTGCCTTTTTTGACGGGACATTCCTTTATGAGCACGAAGACCCAAAGCTGAGGGAGCATCCAGACTGGGGAACCCATATATTCAATTACGGAAGAAACGAGGTGGCAAACTTTCTTCTTACAAGTGCCCTTTTCTGGCTCGACAAATACCATCTCGATGGCTTGAGGGTCGATGCAGTTGCATCGATGCTTTATCTTGACTACTCAAGAGGCACAGGGCAATGGATACCCAACATATATGGAGGTAACGAGAATGTCGAGGCAATTGCCTTTGTAAGGAGGTTTAACGAGCTTTGCCATGAATACCATCCAGGGGTGCTTACGATAGCAGAGGAATCCACTGCATGGCAAATGGTCTCAAGGCCAACATATCTTGGAGGTCTTGGCTTCAGTCTTAAATGGAATATGGGCTGGATGCACGACATGCTGATTTACTTTGGAAGAGACCCGGTGCATAGGAAATACCACCACAATAACCTCACATTTGGACTTCTTTATGCTTTTCACGAAAACTTTGTGCTTGTGCTTTCCCACGATGAGGTTGTTCATGGCAAAAGGAGTCTTCTCGACAAGATGCCAGGGGATTTATGGCAGAAGTTTGCAAACCTGAGACTGCTTTTTGGGTACATGTATGCACATCCCGGAAAGAAGATGCTTTTCATGGGCGGTGAGTTTGGGCAGTGGTGGGAATGGGATTCCTCATCGAGCCTTCAGTGGCATCTCCTTCAGTATGAGCCGCACAGGAGGCTTCAGAGATTCGTTAGGGACCTCAATAGACTTCTTAAAGGAGAGCCAAGCCTCTATGAGCTTGATTTTCACTGGAGGGGCTTTCAATGGATTGATTTCTCGGACTCGGAATCGAGTGTTGTCTCATTCATGAGAAAGGCAAAAGACCCAGAGGACTTTTTAGTCTTTGTATTTAATTTCACTTCAGTTCCAAGACATAACTACCGAATTGGAGTCCCAAGAAAAGTCATCTATAGGGAGATTCTAAATAGCGACTCTGAGATTTACTTTGGAAGTAATTTGGGAAATGGTGGCTGGGTGCCTGCCGAGGATGTGCCTTCAAGCGGCATGCCCTATTCCTTAAACCTCACCCTTCCACCACTTGGCATGATAGCCCTTAAGCCACAGTGAAAAATCATGCCCTTTCGTTTAATTCCGAGCGCCAAAGGTTAGCCTATCAGTTGGCAGGTTGCAGTCCTTTTTATCGTTATCGAGAGAATGGGCAAGGCAATAAGAACACCTGCAAGGGATGCTATACTTTCGCATGCCGCAAAACGAGTTGGAAGAGGCTTTGGGTTTGGTCTTCATGAGGCATTAGATCAGGTTGGTGCATTCATAGGTCCATTGATTTTCACCATTGTATTTCTTCTTGGAGGCACAGTCATGGGGCTTCTCTATGAGGTCTCGATAAGTTATCTGATTGCGTTTTCGGTTCTCCTTGAGATAGGCGCAATAGCAGTTTTCTTTAGAAAGAATATGCTAAATTAATATATGCCGATTTATAGCTATGAAGCCTCTGACATGAGGGGCAAAAAGGTTAGTGCTTCTGCCGAGGCATCAGATGAGCGCACCCTAAGGGAAGAGCTTAGGAAAAACGGTTTAATTCCATTAAGTATAAAGTCGGCTGTGGGGAAAAAACCCGCAATAAGCCTCCAGAGGGCTACAAAGAAAGACCTTCTCAGATTCACACAGGAACTCGGAAACCTTCTCGAATCAGGACTTCCAATAGACAAGGCATTGTTTGTTCTCTCCGAGCACTCCGAAAAAGAAAAAATGAGGTTGGTAATCCGAGAGATATATGCGGACATCCAGAGAGGACAGTCCCTTTCGCAGGCAATGTCAAGGCATAGGCTTTTCCCACCTCTTTATGTGAACATGATAAGGGCAGGAGAGGCAAGTGGTATCTTAGAGGCAGTGATAAGAAGGATTTCTGCATTCCTCGAGATGACCTCTCAATTCAGGGATGAGATAATCTCTGCACTCATATACCCGATATTGCTTACGGTAGTCGGAGGTCTTTCGGTTGCCATCTTAATGCTTTATGTAGTTCCTAAGTTTACGAAGATATTCGAGGACATGGGTCAGGCACTACCTGCACCAACACTGCTTCTTCTTAAGGCAAGTAATATATTTACCTCCTACTGGTGGCTGTTTTTTACGGTAATCGTATTGGCGATTTTCCTCATAAGGGGCTATGCTAAGACCAAAGAAGGCAGGGTCTTTGTAGATGGCATCCTGCTTAGGGTTCCATTCATTAGGGTGCTTCATATGAAACTAATTATATCCCGTTTCTCAAGGACATTTGGAACACTCCTTCTAAGCGGTGTGGCAATTCTGGATGCTATAAGAATCTCGAGGGAGGTAGCTGGAAACGAGGTTGTCTCGGAAAGGCTTAGTGTTCTTGAAGATGGAGTCAGAAAGGGCAGTCGTGTTTCTTATGCCTTGGGGCAGAGCGAGGTCTTTCCTCCGCTTGTCGTTCAGATGATAGCAGTTGGCGAGGAGGCAGGAAAATTAGAGGAGACATTTCTCAGAGTTGCCGACAGGTTCGAGTCTGAAAGCAGAAATCTCATCAAAAGGACAGTGAGCCTCCTTGAGCCAGCTATGATTGTAGTCATGGGAGTAGTTGTTGGCTTTATCGTCGTATCCATGTTGCTTGCAGTGTTTAGCATAAATGAGATACCCATTTAACCATAACAAGGGTTTTACCCTTATAGAGCTTATAGTAGTCCTTTTTATTGTAGGCATAGCCTTCTCGGTCGTTACGGTATCGGTTGGCAGGTTATACGAAAAAACTGTATTTAAAGAGGAGCTTAAAAGACTCTTTAGGACATTAAAACATTCGAGGGATATGGCAGTCACGGAGAGGGCAGTCTTTACAGTCAATATTGACAGCGACAAGAGGACAGTGGGTATCGAAAAAGATGGCATGCCCTTTGGCTCTACAGTTACCCTTGCCAAAAATATCAGCATCGAGGCAGAGCCAATAGTGTTTTTTCCAAAAGGCAATAGCTCTGGCGGGCTCATAGAGATTAAAGGCCCTGGCAATAATAACTATCAGATTGAGGTCTCGGCTGTTACAGGTATTGCAAAGGTCAAAAGGCTTTAGCCTTATGGAAGTAGTAATTGCCCTTGTCATACTCGGCATAGGGATTACTGCACTTATGCAGTTTTACAGCCAGAGCCTAAGAACCACAAAGAGGTCTTCGGACTACTCAACTGCACTCATTCATGCTCGCTCTTATCTGGATGAGGCATATTCCTTTAAAGAGGTCTCTCTGTCTCAAGAATCGTTTGAGCTTAAGGATGGCTTCAGGGTGAAAAGGTCTGTAAGCCTCTTAAGCAAAGTGGAGGGGATAAAGACCTATGAGATTTTAGTCACTGTGTCATGGCCTCCATCAGGCAGATTTACGATAAAAGGCATAAGGACCTTCTATGAGAGTCAGTAAGGGAAAAGGCTTTACACTCATAGAGATTGTAATTGCCATGACCCTTTCTGTCTTGCTCTTTATGATTGTTTTTTCGGCATTGAGGCTTGGTGAGAAGTCTCAGGAAAAGGGCATAGAGAGAGAGGACATCTCCCAGAGAATGCGAATTATATCAGACAGGATCTCATGGCTCATAAAGGGCGCATACCCTTATATCGTAAAAAAGCAGGATGAAACCGTCCTTTACTTCTCAGGGACCTCCTCAAGCCTCGGACTCGTTACAACTTCCGTAGATACATACTCAGAGAAACCGCAAGATTTAGGAGGACTTAAATGGATAAAAATCCTCAGGGACGAGGATGGACTTAAGATTAAAGAGAATGTCTTTATCAGCGAAGATAACCTCGATGGCACAGGGGGGGAGGAATATGTGTTTGACCCTTATGTCAGCAGTATTGGATTTGAATACCTTGACACAGTCAATGAGGGTGACAAAGGCACATGGAGCAATAACTGGTCAAAAGAAAAAGACTATCTGCCCTCTTTGGTGAAAATAAAAATCGTCCTCGAGCATGAAGGCAAAAAGGTCGAAATGCCACCTATCGTTACGCGCATAATGGCAGGTGGTGCGGAATCCTTAAAATAGCCTGCAAATGGCTAAAAAATGACTCAGTTAAGGAATATAAAGCTTATTCTTCACTATGATGGAACAAACTACAGTGGCTGGCAAACCCAGAGGCTCACTGTTTCACCCACCATACAGGGAGTCATAGAAGGCAGGATTGCCTCCATTACAGGTGGCACATCCACACTTATTGCCGCAGGAAGGACCGATAAAGGGGTTCATAGTCTTGGACAGGTTGCTTCTTTTAAGACACACTCTAATTTGCCAGCAAAGACCATTAAGAGAGCACTCAATGCAACACTTCCAGAGGACATTAGGGTTATCAGTGTATCGGATGTGCCTCTTACCTTTCATCCAAGATACAGTGCCCTTAGCAAAACTTACATCTACATCATAAATTCAGAAGAGGCGCCACTGTTTTTAAGAAGATTCTTCTGGAGGGTTCCTTTTGAACTTAATCTCGATGATATGCAGAAGGCAGGAGAGTTTCTTAAAGGAGAGCATGATTTTTCAGCTTTTAGAGGCTCTGGCTGTTCCTCAAAAAATACCATAAGGAATATCCTGAGCCTCGATATTAAGCCTTCCGACAGGCTGGATTTTCTTACATGGTCTTTTCACGGAAGACTCATAAAGATAACGATTACTGCAAATGCCTTTTTAAGGCATATGGTAAGAAACATTATTGGCACACTCGTTGAAGTAGGCAGGGGGATGATGTCTGTGGAGCTGAGGGAGGTTATTGCCTCAAAAGACAGACGGCTTGCAGGTCCTACTGCACCTCCACAGGGTTTGTTCTTAGAAAAAGTAGACTATGCCCCTGATTTCTCGACAGACGCAAGCATCTCGTTTTTTTCCTGACAGTCCCTACAGTATATTGCAAACGGAAGTATCTTAAGCCTTTCAGGTGCTATCTCGTCTGCACAG
This portion of the Nitrospirota bacterium genome encodes:
- a CDS encoding XTP/dITP diphosphatase — its product is MEIVLATRNAKKIEELRRLLKGIGFTLLSLESFPDCPEVEETGSRFEENAIEKAQTVARFTKKPAIADDSGLEVDALSGAPGVLSARYAGEGATDKDNLNKLLKNMHSIAEGKRQARFVCVIALAYPDGKVKTFEGSVEGSIAKVAMGRHGFGYDPVFYPKGFRRTFAEMSHSEKDSLSHRQKALRKLHEYLIHEKQKT
- a CDS encoding CopG family transcriptional regulator — protein: MMEKQNVTLSLPISLLKKAKVIALNKEKSLSRLLRESLEEKVKEATGYKTAKERQMRLLKKGLELGTKGHLKISREELHDRR
- a CDS encoding radical SAM protein, translated to MSRRLIEKADALLKKERGTVLKDPGGKVNICLVYPNTYFVGMSNLGFQGIYTLLNERVDTVCERAFLPDPKDMQEFERTGTELFSMESKRPLGRFDIVAFSVSFENDYPNILKLLALSKIPFRQSERKPSHPLLVMGGVCAFSNPEPFAEFFDICFIGEGEEMLNEFIDEYKRAGTKDKLLRNCLHIEGLYVPSLYEVSNEPLKRTALEGAPKTIKKRFVSDISGFKPSIITPETEFSNMYLIEAMRGCPWKCRFCLAGHVYSPLRKKLLSVIKQEISDALKLTERVGLIAPSLMDYPYIEDVLKTEGVNFSITSLRASPKSIRLIALLRGKSISIAPEAGTERLRNVINKRLKEEEIIETSRHALLHGIERLKLYFMVGLPTEKDEDIDGIIGLVKKIRESPTKGEVTLSVSTFVPKPFTPFQWHPMEKEDVVKRRLSMIKRALIPIKGVRVFHDVLKYAYMQGMFSMADRRVSNVLIKMLEVSDWQKASYNSGIKPDFYIFRKKDFTEPLPWDFIDTGISKEELWKEYQKAVSELTFHIKM
- a CDS encoding formate/nitrite transporter family protein, with the protein product MAEIFGFDAYSPGEIAEKVESVGVTKARLPVLSVVMLGVLAGAFISLGAMFSTLVVSDKSLGFAISRVLGGVTFSLGLVLVVIAGAELFTGNNLLVMAWVSRRISTVELIKNWLIVFIANFIGSIGIVLFVILSGYWKMSGGAVGEEALSIAAYKVTLSFGEAFFNGVLCNLLVCLAIWLTLAGRSVMDKILAIIFPISAFVAAGFEHCVANMYFIPLGILLYKWGLVTPQGIENLSWAGFIHNLIPVTAGNIIGGSVFVALVYYVIYRRAGVNRG
- a CDS encoding fibronectin type III domain-containing protein; translated protein: MLSKCKKEVRDTQSPSVPSGIIGNALSPYEIKVLWSASTDDTAVVEYRVYQKQGLLESIKTTSASYKGLTPDSAYCINLTALDSTGNESGHSKEVCIKTPGLLIAKAKPVVKPKVEVPKVEAPKEKPPKVEVKRIPKPPEPPSGLKARPISSSQIDLTWSPSTAELGVSGYNIYREGTLHKSVTTASASYTGLKPQSTYCFTISVVDSAGNESGKTREVCATTLTVEDKGPPTPPTGLKAEPVGTTQINLTWNPSKDDREVTGYNVYSKGVLSKTEKATASQMAKLNPNTRYCYSVTAFDDAGNESSQSGEACAVTAMAPDIGIPSVPSGLSAIASAPTQVDLSWNASTDDVGVTGYNIYKDGAFLKSVTTTSTSYRDEDLGETSCYTVSSLDSAGNESGKSRQVCVMMKAVSARGTVWAGGMNDYGQIGDGTTTSKTTLVQVGGISTVMRITAGMEHTVVLKEDGTVWAWGRNLKGQLGDGTTVDRHTPVQVKGLSDVTAIAAGWYHTVALKKDGTVWVWGRNYYGQLGDGTSADRSTPVQVKGLTDVTAIAAGWYHTVAVKKDGSVWAWGWNFRGQLGDGTTDDSKVPIPVRDIKDVIALSAGQHHSVALKKDGTVWAWGWNDSGQIGNGTTIPDKYLATEVKGLTGIKAIVAGGSHTLALKKDGSIWAWGANEYGQLGDGTSVPKSIPTKIEAVPDVYYIAAGMNQTVALKSDGTLWAWGWGLKVGQRQEKFTPVRISGIVGITEISAGMYHIVALKGE
- the glgB gene encoding 1,4-alpha-glucan branching protein GlgB; its protein translation is MPSKEEISLIVKAEHSKPFKVLGPHRTPKGISIRAFFPGRSNAWVIKKKKKFPMSLLHPDGFFEAFFEKEKELFPYMLMLKDKKPFYDPYSFPRLLTDYDIHLMAEGTHYKNYEKLGAHIRKVNGISGVHFSLWAPNARRVSVVGDFNNWDGRAHPMLLRKNTGIWEIFIPGLSEGTLYKYELLGKRYLSLKTDPYGFYSELRPNTASVVWDINKYTWNDHEWINGRGKRNELESPIAIYEVHPGSWMRVPEEGNRFLTYRELAGSLVRYVGEMGFTHIELLPLTEHPLDESWGYQTIGYFSATSRFGKPEELMYFIDCCHQNGIGVLMDWVPAHFPKDSHGLAFFDGTFLYEHEDPKLREHPDWGTHIFNYGRNEVANFLLTSALFWLDKYHLDGLRVDAVASMLYLDYSRGTGQWIPNIYGGNENVEAIAFVRRFNELCHEYHPGVLTIAEESTAWQMVSRPTYLGGLGFSLKWNMGWMHDMLIYFGRDPVHRKYHHNNLTFGLLYAFHENFVLVLSHDEVVHGKRSLLDKMPGDLWQKFANLRLLFGYMYAHPGKKMLFMGGEFGQWWEWDSSSSLQWHLLQYEPHRRLQRFVRDLNRLLKGEPSLYELDFHWRGFQWIDFSDSESSVVSFMRKAKDPEDFLVFVFNFTSVPRHNYRIGVPRKVIYREILNSDSEIYFGSNLGNGGWVPAEDVPSSGMPYSLNLTLPPLGMIALKPQ
- a CDS encoding PIN domain-containing protein, yielding MTGDKVFLDTNILIYAYDTTAGKKHELSKGIVVDLWNSGLGHLSTQVLQEFFVAMTRKIPKPVSAELAKDIIKDLLKWDVVIADGDSILDAIEIHIRYKFSFWDSMVIGSAIKAGAGLLLSEDLSDKQEIEGLKIKNPFK